In Alkalihalobacillus sp. TS-13, the following are encoded in one genomic region:
- a CDS encoding Gfo/Idh/MocA family protein has protein sequence MGKIKVAVIGAGSISEMHFESYKNNNEVEIYAVCDMNEQRAQEKAEKYGAPKYYKNYQDLLVDSEVDAVSICTWNNSHAEISIAALNAGKHVLVEKPLCKTVDEAYEIEKAAKENSGKVLQVGFVRRFGTNTQVLKSFIDSGDLGEIYYAKASCIRALGNPGGWFADKERSGGGPLIDLGVHVIDLCWYLMGKPKVKSISGNTYNKLGNRSNIVNKSFYKAADYDPDKNTVEDLANAIIRFENGASLMVDVSFTLHAKEESIAISVFGDKGGAEIEPKLQIITEKNNTILNSTPQIDSLSFDFNQGFQNEIDHFISCVKGETETISPVQDGVEMMKILLGIYESSERGTEINFE, from the coding sequence ATGGGGAAAATAAAAGTTGCTGTAATTGGAGCAGGCTCTATTTCCGAAATGCATTTTGAATCCTATAAAAATAATAACGAAGTTGAAATCTATGCTGTTTGTGATATGAATGAACAAAGAGCACAAGAAAAAGCAGAGAAATATGGTGCCCCAAAATATTATAAAAACTATCAGGATTTGCTAGTAGATTCAGAGGTTGATGCAGTCAGCATTTGCACATGGAATAACTCACATGCGGAAATATCAATTGCTGCATTAAATGCAGGGAAACATGTTTTAGTTGAAAAACCATTATGTAAAACAGTTGATGAAGCGTACGAGATAGAAAAAGCTGCAAAGGAAAATAGCGGAAAAGTACTTCAGGTTGGTTTCGTTCGCCGGTTTGGAACAAATACTCAAGTATTAAAGAGCTTTATTGATTCAGGAGATCTTGGTGAAATTTATTATGCAAAAGCATCCTGTATCCGAGCTTTAGGTAATCCTGGGGGGTGGTTTGCTGATAAGGAAAGATCAGGTGGTGGGCCTTTAATCGATTTAGGAGTCCACGTTATTGATCTGTGCTGGTATTTAATGGGGAAACCGAAGGTCAAATCAATCAGCGGAAACACGTACAATAAATTAGGTAACCGCTCAAATATTGTAAACAAATCATTCTACAAAGCAGCAGATTATGACCCTGACAAGAATACGGTTGAGGACTTAGCCAATGCCATTATCCGGTTTGAAAATGGTGCTTCTTTAATGGTAGATGTCAGTTTTACTCTCCATGCAAAGGAAGAATCAATCGCTATTAGTGTGTTTGGAGACAAAGGTGGCGCAGAAATCGAACCTAAACTTCAAATTATAACAGAAAAAAATAATACGATTTTAAATTCTACTCCACAAATAGATTCTTTATCTTTTGATTTTAATCAAGGATTCCAAAATGAAATTGATCATTTTATATCTTGTGTTAAAGGTGAAACAGAAACAATCAGCCCGGTTCAAGACGGCGTAGAAATGATGAAGATATTGCTTGGTATATATGAATCTAGTGAAAGAGGAACAGAGATTAACTTCGAATAA
- a CDS encoding sugar phosphate isomerase/epimerase → MKLGMSSYSLAGAINSGEMTILDAIQWTADQGGEHIELVPMGFSLTDNPGLIEEILQKTEEAGIEISNYAIGADFLKGNREVFEQEIVRVKKEVDIANLLGVKLMRHDVAFKPAQVATIKQFELDLPRLTEACQKIADYAAQYDIVTSVENHGFYVQASERIQRLIQNVSRPNFKTTLDTGNFLCVDECPIAAVKKNIAYASMVHMKDFYYRPASSYFPGEGWFQSASGNYLRGAIIGHGDIHLYDVLHVIKQSGYDGYISIEFEGLEECKRGSKIGLDNVRRIWEEL, encoded by the coding sequence ATGAAGCTTGGTATGAGTTCCTACAGTTTAGCAGGAGCAATTAACTCAGGGGAAATGACGATTTTGGATGCTATCCAATGGACGGCTGATCAGGGCGGAGAACATATTGAGCTTGTTCCAATGGGTTTTAGCTTGACGGATAATCCAGGGTTAATAGAAGAGATTCTTCAAAAGACGGAAGAAGCAGGTATTGAAATTTCAAACTATGCGATTGGTGCTGACTTTCTGAAGGGTAATCGGGAAGTATTTGAACAAGAAATTGTAAGAGTAAAGAAAGAAGTTGACATTGCAAATCTATTAGGTGTAAAGCTAATGAGACATGATGTAGCATTTAAACCCGCTCAAGTGGCAACCATTAAACAATTCGAACTGGATTTACCTAGATTAACAGAAGCTTGCCAAAAAATCGCTGATTATGCAGCACAATATGACATAGTGACAAGCGTGGAAAATCACGGTTTCTATGTTCAGGCTAGTGAAAGGATCCAGCGATTAATCCAGAATGTATCCCGACCTAATTTTAAAACGACACTTGATACAGGAAATTTCCTATGTGTGGATGAATGTCCAATTGCAGCAGTGAAGAAAAATATTGCCTATGCATCAATGGTTCATATGAAAGACTTTTACTACCGACCTGCTTCTTCTTATTTTCCTGGTGAAGGTTGGTTCCAATCTGCTTCAGGTAATTATTTAAGAGGAGCAATTATCGGTCATGGTGATATTCATTTATATGATGTTCTACACGTTATTAAACAATCTGGCTATGATGGGTATATTTCCATCGAGTTTGAAGGATTAGAAGAGTGTAAACGAGGATCTAAGATAGGCTTAGATAATGTTAGGAGAATTTGGGAAGAACTATAA
- a CDS encoding Gfo/Idh/MocA family oxidoreductase, with product MKKQILCEKPIATEVEDATAMIITCEKNGVIFTSGQNVKDII from the coding sequence ATAAAAAAACAAATTTTATGTGAAAAACCGATTGCTACTGAAGTCGAAGATGCTACAGCAATGATTATTACTTGCGAAAAAAATGGTGTTATTTTTACAAGTGGCCAAAACGTGAAAGATATCATTTAA
- a CDS encoding alpha-L-fucosidase has protein sequence MKILKDQEVNHGVHNYSAEEKWMKPKDLVILERLEWFKDQKLALMMHWGPYSQLGVVESWALSDKDSDWSRTDIDWEKDGEEFKRQYFNLNKTFNPVRFQPEVWADLAAEGGFRYLIFTTKHHDGFSMWDTKETDYRITSSDCPFHRHKYADICKHVFDAFREKGLSIAAYFSKADWHTPYYWTPGMDQGKEMWRGPSYDPDEYPWLWEKFVAFTHNQIMELMSKYGRIDVLWLDAGWVGKGKQDIRLAEVVERAREIQPWLISADRTIGGEFENYITPEQTIPDSPMNVPWESCITIGTSFSFKYEDKYKSTREIVHTLIEVISKGGNLALNVPPQPDGRLPEGAIKRMKGLGAWLKVYGEAIYGTRICAPYFKDNFAFTRKGETVYCFRLYQDKDDLYRDEYVYIPYNEKVSRIDMLCGEEHLAFNQAEGGVSVRMPKIVEKEGDTPIAHVFRLT, from the coding sequence ATGAAAATATTGAAAGACCAGGAAGTAAATCACGGTGTCCATAATTATAGTGCAGAAGAGAAATGGATGAAACCGAAAGATCTCGTGATATTGGAACGTTTGGAATGGTTTAAGGACCAAAAATTGGCCTTGATGATGCACTGGGGGCCATATTCTCAGCTTGGTGTTGTGGAATCATGGGCTCTAAGTGATAAAGATTCTGATTGGTCTCGTACAGATATTGACTGGGAAAAAGATGGCGAGGAATTCAAGCGACAATATTTTAATCTAAATAAAACCTTTAACCCTGTTCGATTTCAACCAGAAGTTTGGGCTGATTTAGCGGCAGAAGGCGGTTTTAGATATTTAATTTTCACGACGAAACATCATGATGGCTTTAGTATGTGGGACACGAAAGAGACGGATTATCGTATTACTTCTTCAGATTGTCCTTTTCACAGGCATAAGTATGCTGATATATGTAAGCATGTTTTTGATGCTTTTCGTGAGAAGGGTTTGAGTATAGCTGCATATTTTTCTAAGGCAGATTGGCATACGCCTTACTATTGGACTCCTGGCATGGATCAGGGCAAGGAGATGTGGCGCGGTCCCTCTTATGATCCAGATGAATATCCATGGTTGTGGGAAAAGTTTGTGGCTTTTACACATAATCAAATTATGGAACTAATGTCCAAATACGGTCGAATTGACGTATTGTGGTTAGATGCAGGGTGGGTTGGTAAAGGAAAACAGGATATTCGTCTTGCAGAAGTGGTGGAAAGAGCACGTGAAATACAGCCATGGTTAATTTCAGCTGACCGTACTATAGGAGGGGAGTTTGAAAACTACATTACCCCTGAACAGACAATTCCTGACAGTCCGATGAATGTGCCATGGGAAAGCTGTATTACAATAGGGACCTCTTTTTCTTTTAAATATGAAGATAAGTATAAGTCTACACGAGAAATTGTACACACGTTGATTGAAGTCATATCTAAAGGTGGAAATCTTGCTCTAAATGTTCCACCACAACCTGATGGGCGCTTACCTGAGGGAGCAATAAAAAGGATGAAAGGACTTGGAGCTTGGTTGAAAGTTTACGGTGAGGCTATCTATGGTACTCGCATTTGTGCACCATATTTTAAAGATAATTTTGCTTTTACAAGAAAGGGAGAAACAGTTTACTGCTTCCGATTATATCAAGACAAAGATGATCTTTATAGGGATGAATATGTTTACATTCCTTATAATGAAAAGGTTTCTCGTATAGATATGCTTTGCGGTGAAGAACATCTTGCATTTAATCAGGCGGAAGGAGGAGTATCTGTAAGAATGCCAAAAATAGTGGAAAAGGAAGGAGATACTCCGATTGCTCACGTATTTAGGCTAACCTAA
- a CDS encoding sugar phosphate isomerase/epimerase, protein MKLGLSTYSLLDAIKAGEMDVLDVIEWIAANGGEHMEIVPYGFNLVDNVELADKVQEKAKEVGIELSNYSMPANFVQDTEEEFEAEVARLKEHVDLLDRMGIKHMRHDVTAFTLPSEKTTIEYFENSLPQIIEGSRRIADYAAKFDITTTIENHGVAVQHSDRVQRVLQAVDRPNFKTTLDVGNFMCVDENPIVGIKKNLPYASLVHFKDFYFRPYYEDPGAGKWFKTSNDNFLRGAIVGQGDIEIREIVKLIKDYGYDSYITLEFEGMEECKEACKIGMENLRRFWEEA, encoded by the coding sequence ATGAAATTAGGATTAAGTACGTATAGTCTGTTAGATGCAATTAAAGCGGGAGAAATGGATGTTTTAGATGTTATTGAATGGATTGCTGCTAATGGTGGAGAGCATATGGAAATTGTCCCTTATGGATTTAATTTAGTAGATAACGTGGAACTTGCAGATAAAGTGCAAGAAAAAGCAAAAGAAGTTGGCATTGAACTATCAAACTATTCAATGCCGGCAAATTTTGTCCAGGATACCGAGGAAGAATTTGAAGCAGAGGTAGCACGGCTGAAGGAACATGTAGATCTTTTAGACCGTATGGGTATTAAACATATGCGTCATGATGTGACTGCATTTACATTACCATCTGAGAAAACAACCATTGAATACTTTGAAAACAGCCTACCGCAAATCATTGAAGGAAGCCGACGTATCGCTGACTATGCAGCAAAATTCGACATAACAACGACAATTGAAAACCATGGTGTTGCTGTACAACATAGTGATCGTGTCCAACGAGTCCTCCAAGCAGTGGACAGACCTAACTTTAAAACAACATTGGATGTAGGAAATTTTATGTGTGTGGATGAAAACCCCATTGTAGGTATAAAGAAGAATCTACCTTATGCCTCTCTTGTTCATTTTAAGGATTTTTATTTCCGCCCTTATTATGAAGATCCTGGTGCAGGAAAATGGTTTAAGACATCTAACGATAACTTTTTAAGAGGTGCAATTGTTGGACAAGGTGATATTGAAATAAGAGAAATTGTAAAATTGATTAAAGATTACGGTTATGACAGTTATATCACACTTGAATTTGAAGGAATGGAAGAATGTAAAGAAGCTTGTAAAATTGGAATGGAAAACCTGAGACGGTTTTGGGAGGAAGCTTAA
- a CDS encoding family 20 glycosylhydrolase — translation MNVIDPVRAFHLRFGSHDLVELFKEFIEKVLAPKGINHLLLECNTSFVFESHPEITDGTLTKQDAREIAAVCKNNGIRLIPLFQCLGHQGWGGAPNSILKAHPEFDETPYVPLDAKWPEIFCRSWCPEHPDVNQLVFGLMDELIEAFDADAFHVGMDEVYEIADDNCPRCKGKDRADLFAKAVNDMHGHLVEDRGVEMFMWGDRLNDSEKMGYDQWEGDTFGTHKAIDFIPKDIVMMDWHYERLDLYPSIGNFIEKGFTVIPACWFKTDAAINLLNESKHQAKEKRAESKLPGMIVTSWNNWDKESFERFITMPPNPFGCDEKLEELDELYRTMEIITKNLSNRM, via the coding sequence GTGAATGTAATAGATCCTGTACGCGCGTTTCATTTAAGGTTTGGATCACATGACTTGGTTGAGCTATTCAAGGAATTTATCGAAAAAGTATTGGCCCCAAAAGGAATAAACCATTTGCTATTGGAATGTAATACATCTTTTGTATTTGAGTCTCACCCAGAAATCACTGATGGAACCTTAACAAAGCAGGATGCAAGGGAAATAGCAGCAGTATGTAAAAATAACGGGATACGACTTATCCCATTATTCCAATGTCTTGGGCACCAAGGTTGGGGCGGAGCGCCTAATTCAATATTGAAAGCGCATCCTGAATTTGATGAAACACCGTATGTGCCATTGGATGCAAAGTGGCCGGAGATTTTCTGCAGAAGCTGGTGTCCGGAACATCCAGACGTTAATCAACTTGTATTTGGGTTAATGGATGAACTTATTGAAGCTTTTGATGCTGATGCATTTCATGTTGGTATGGATGAAGTGTACGAAATAGCAGATGATAACTGCCCTCGCTGCAAAGGAAAGGATCGAGCTGATTTGTTTGCGAAGGCCGTTAATGATATGCATGGGCATTTAGTTGAAGATCGCGGCGTTGAAATGTTTATGTGGGGAGATCGGTTAAACGACAGTGAAAAAATGGGCTATGACCAATGGGAAGGGGACACGTTTGGTACACATAAAGCAATTGATTTTATCCCTAAAGATATTGTGATGATGGATTGGCATTATGAACGATTGGATTTGTATCCTTCGATAGGAAATTTTATTGAAAAAGGCTTTACCGTTATTCCTGCCTGTTGGTTTAAAACAGATGCCGCTATAAATTTGTTAAACGAAAGTAAACATCAGGCAAAAGAAAAAAGGGCAGAAAGTAAATTGCCCGGCATGATAGTAACATCATGGAACAACTGGGATAAAGAATCTTTTGAAAGGTTTATCACTATGCCACCTAATCCTTTTGGATGTGATGAAAAATTAGAAGAGCTTGATGAGTTATATCGCACAATGGAAATAATAACGAAAAATCTATCGAATAGAATGTAA
- a CDS encoding glycoside hydrolase family 125 protein, with protein MKGQLPRSMKALIDEVKTAFTHDQKVQAMFENCFSNTYETTIRPQGDGTTFVITGDIPAMWLRDSAAQVRPYLILSEYDEKMADMIEGVIKKQFSFIIHDPYANAFNEEANGNRFHDDKTEMTPLLWERKYEIDSLCYPIQLSYLFWKSTGRTSHFKELFREAVAKIIETWKMEQNHEEKSNYFFERDNCAAQDTLSHGGKGAPVGYTGMTWSGFRPSDDACQYGYLIPANMFAVVVLKQLKEIAEKVLVDKSLAKTALELANEIDQGIQNFGKVEHPVYGTIYAYETDGLGNYNLMDDANVPSLLALPYLGYCDVEDQVYQNTRKFILSSENPYYYQGKVAKGIGSPHTPEQYIWHIALAIQGITALTSKEKEEIHDLFKNTDANTNFMHEGFHVDEPEKFTRPWFSWANSMYSEFLLSQCNLFVKGSALAK; from the coding sequence ATGAAAGGACAGTTACCACGATCAATGAAAGCATTAATAGATGAAGTAAAAACAGCATTCACTCATGATCAAAAAGTACAAGCGATGTTTGAAAACTGTTTTTCCAATACGTATGAAACAACAATTCGACCTCAAGGTGATGGAACGACGTTTGTGATTACCGGTGACATACCTGCAATGTGGCTGCGAGATTCAGCTGCACAGGTTCGTCCGTATTTAATACTTTCTGAATATGATGAGAAAATGGCCGACATGATTGAAGGTGTTATAAAAAAACAATTCTCCTTCATAATCCATGATCCATATGCAAATGCGTTTAACGAAGAAGCAAATGGAAACCGCTTTCATGATGACAAGACGGAGATGACCCCTCTTCTATGGGAACGAAAATATGAAATTGATTCACTTTGCTATCCAATTCAGCTGTCGTATTTATTTTGGAAATCAACTGGAAGAACATCTCATTTTAAGGAATTGTTCCGGGAAGCTGTTGCAAAAATAATTGAAACTTGGAAGATGGAGCAAAACCATGAAGAGAAGTCCAACTACTTCTTTGAAAGGGATAACTGCGCTGCGCAGGATACATTATCACATGGAGGAAAAGGGGCTCCTGTAGGGTACACAGGAATGACCTGGAGTGGTTTTCGTCCTAGTGATGACGCTTGTCAGTATGGCTACTTAATCCCTGCCAATATGTTTGCTGTCGTTGTTTTGAAACAATTAAAGGAAATTGCTGAAAAAGTCCTTGTTGATAAAAGTCTTGCGAAAACAGCATTAGAATTGGCAAATGAAATTGATCAGGGGATTCAAAATTTTGGTAAGGTAGAACATCCAGTCTATGGAACAATTTACGCCTACGAGACAGATGGCCTTGGAAATTACAACCTAATGGATGATGCAAATGTGCCTAGTCTTCTTGCGCTTCCTTATTTAGGGTATTGCGATGTGGAGGATCAAGTTTATCAAAACACAAGAAAATTCATTTTAAGCTCTGAAAACCCTTATTATTACCAAGGGAAGGTGGCGAAAGGGATTGGCAGTCCACATACACCTGAGCAGTATATTTGGCATATTGCTCTTGCGATTCAGGGGATAACAGCATTAACAAGTAAGGAGAAAGAAGAAATTCATGATCTGTTTAAAAATACCGATGCAAATACAAACTTTATGCACGAAGGATTTCATGTTGATGAACCTGAAAAATTTACGAGACCATGGTTTTCATGGGCCAATTCGATGTATAGTGAATTTTTATTAAGTCAATGTAATCTATTTGTGAAAGGCAGTGCTTTAGCAAAGTAG
- a CDS encoding alpha-mannosidase, with amino-acid sequence MEDKKVIHIISHTHWDREWYLPYEKHHVLLTKLMDRLLETLESNPDFKSFHLDGQTIILDDYLQIYPDMREKLQTFVREGRLQIGPWYILQDEFLTSSEANIRNLQYGMKDAARWGGVSKIGYFPDSFGNIGQAPQILSQAGINNAVFGRGVKPTGFNNAVSEAENFESPYSEMLWSSPDGSSVLGILFANWYCNGNEVPTNEIEAQKYWDHHIASLEKYAATPHMLMLNGCDHQPIQTDLPEAIRTAEKLYPNIEFVHSNFNDYVGKLAETLPENLKVIDGELRSQQTDGWGTLVNTASARVYLKQMNQFNQALLEKVAEPLSVFAYLQGEGYQHHLIEYAWKTLMQNHPHDSICGCSVDEVHRGMVTRFERSKHVAEMIIDESLESISEKINTTRFEKWGTDALPFTVYNTTGWDRTGVVKITLDIKKDYFAAGVNKRALKEFPLGERTLVDDTGTEYQYKAEDLGIFFDYDLPEEKFRQPYMARRVCLTFEAEKVPALGYKTYAWISAAKHKDTSSLIVNENEMENKYVNVKINENGSLTMTDKANRRTFEELCVYEDTGDIGNEYMYKQPNNEQALTTKDLIAKVNIIEDTPFKAAYEIVHEWAIPKSASDLLEKEQKELVWFTGRTSARVEEVVPFIIKTVVTLEKNSKGISVKTSYNNQAKDHRLRALFPTDIQTDVHYADSIFEIAKRLNEPSQEWTNPDHSQHQQAFVDVSNDIAGLTIANLGLNEYEIIRDGRNTIAVTLLRSVGELGDWGYFATPEAQCLGEHSVSFRIYPHEGKAGTTKAYQDAYQYQVPWSLKQTGLHDGELSPVHSFLQWESSNLAFSSMKVSEQSGDVMVRWFNMADESDTLIVKSSASFHHAYISNVIEEKGKSLHADGNEGVQVPVRKHEIVTVGFEK; translated from the coding sequence TTGGAAGATAAAAAGGTTATCCACATTATTTCACATACCCACTGGGATAGGGAATGGTACTTGCCATATGAGAAGCATCATGTCCTTTTAACGAAGCTGATGGATAGGCTGTTGGAAACATTGGAAAGCAATCCTGATTTTAAAAGCTTTCATCTTGATGGCCAAACAATCATTTTAGATGATTATTTACAAATTTACCCTGATATGAGAGAAAAGCTTCAAACGTTCGTCAGAGAGGGAAGACTTCAAATCGGCCCTTGGTATATTTTGCAGGATGAATTTTTGACAAGTAGTGAAGCTAACATCCGTAATCTTCAATACGGAATGAAAGATGCAGCGCGATGGGGAGGCGTTTCAAAGATCGGCTATTTTCCGGATTCATTTGGAAATATTGGCCAGGCTCCACAAATCTTAAGCCAGGCTGGAATTAACAATGCTGTCTTTGGAAGAGGTGTGAAACCAACTGGATTTAATAATGCCGTCAGTGAAGCAGAAAATTTTGAATCACCTTATTCAGAAATGCTCTGGAGCTCCCCAGATGGGTCATCTGTTCTCGGTATTTTATTTGCCAATTGGTACTGTAATGGGAATGAAGTTCCAACAAATGAAATAGAAGCACAGAAATATTGGGATCACCATATTGCATCCTTAGAAAAATATGCTGCAACTCCACATATGCTCATGTTGAATGGCTGTGACCATCAACCAATACAAACCGATTTGCCAGAAGCGATTCGAACGGCTGAAAAGCTATATCCGAATATCGAATTTGTTCATTCAAATTTTAATGATTATGTGGGCAAACTTGCAGAAACACTACCAGAAAATTTAAAAGTAATTGATGGAGAGCTACGAAGTCAACAAACGGATGGATGGGGAACTCTCGTTAATACAGCATCAGCACGCGTATATCTTAAACAAATGAATCAATTTAATCAGGCACTCCTTGAGAAAGTGGCAGAACCTTTGTCTGTATTTGCATACCTGCAAGGAGAAGGTTACCAGCATCACTTAATTGAATATGCATGGAAGACATTAATGCAAAATCACCCGCATGACAGCATTTGCGGCTGTAGTGTCGATGAGGTTCACCGTGGAATGGTTACAAGATTCGAGAGGAGTAAACATGTAGCTGAGATGATAATTGATGAAAGTCTTGAGTCCATTTCCGAAAAAATTAATACCACTCGTTTTGAAAAATGGGGTACTGATGCCCTTCCATTCACTGTATATAATACGACGGGATGGGATCGTACCGGAGTTGTTAAGATTACACTTGATATAAAAAAGGATTACTTCGCAGCAGGAGTAAACAAACGAGCGCTTAAAGAATTTCCATTAGGGGAAAGAACATTAGTTGATGATACAGGTACTGAATATCAATATAAAGCGGAAGATTTAGGAATATTTTTTGATTATGATCTGCCAGAAGAGAAATTCCGTCAACCATATATGGCTAGAAGGGTTTGCCTTACATTTGAAGCAGAAAAAGTTCCTGCGCTTGGGTATAAGACATACGCATGGATTTCAGCTGCTAAACATAAGGATACTAGTTCCTTGATCGTTAATGAAAATGAAATGGAAAATAAATATGTAAACGTAAAAATTAATGAAAATGGTTCCTTAACTATGACTGATAAAGCAAATAGACGTACTTTTGAAGAATTATGTGTGTATGAAGATACAGGAGATATTGGAAACGAATATATGTATAAGCAGCCAAATAATGAACAAGCACTTACAACAAAAGATTTAATTGCAAAGGTAAACATTATTGAAGATACACCATTTAAGGCTGCATATGAGATTGTTCATGAATGGGCAATCCCTAAAAGCGCATCAGATTTACTGGAAAAAGAGCAAAAGGAGCTTGTCTGGTTTACTGGCAGAACGTCTGCACGCGTGGAGGAAGTGGTTCCGTTCATCATAAAAACAGTCGTAACGTTAGAAAAGAACAGTAAAGGTATAAGTGTGAAAACATCTTACAATAATCAAGCGAAAGATCACCGCCTCAGGGCATTATTTCCGACGGATATTCAAACAGACGTACATTATGCTGATTCAATCTTTGAAATAGCAAAACGTCTCAACGAGCCTTCACAGGAATGGACCAACCCAGATCATTCACAGCATCAACAAGCATTTGTAGATGTGAGTAATGATATCGCAGGCTTAACAATTGCAAATCTTGGATTAAATGAGTATGAAATCATCCGTGATGGGCGGAATACGATTGCGGTAACCTTGCTGCGTTCTGTAGGTGAGCTTGGTGATTGGGGCTACTTCGCGACACCTGAGGCACAGTGTTTAGGAGAGCATTCTGTTTCATTTCGTATTTATCCACATGAGGGAAAGGCTGGTACAACGAAGGCATATCAAGATGCATATCAATACCAGGTACCGTGGTCATTGAAACAGACAGGTCTTCATGATGGGGAGTTGTCACCTGTCCATTCATTTCTCCAATGGGAATCTTCAAATCTAGCTTTCTCTTCTATGAAAGTATCTGAACAGTCTGGTGATGTCATGGTGCGCTGGTTTAATATGGCTGATGAAAGCGATACTCTTATAGTCAAGTCTTCAGCATCTTTTCATCATGCTTATATAAGTAATGTGATTGAAGAAAAAGGGAAATCATTACATGCGGATGGCAATGAAGGTGTTCAAGTCCCGGTTCGTAAGCATGAAATCGTTACAGTTGGATTTGAAAAATGA